AGCGCCGAACAAGGTGCCGCCCGCTTTGCGCTCGAAGAGTCCGGGTACATTTACACCCGTTTGGGTAACCCCACCACCGATGCGCTGGAGAAAAAGCTGGCGGTGCTGGAACGAGGTGAAGCCGGACTGGCAACCGCATCCGGTATTTCTGCCATCACCACAACGCTGCTGACATTGTGCCAGCAGGGTGACCATATCGTTTCCGCCAGCGCAATTTACGGCTGCACCCACGCGTTTTTGTCGCACAGCATGCCGAAGTTCGGGATTAACGTCAGCTTTGTCGACGCGGCAAAACCTGAAGAAATCCGCGCCGCTATGCGCCCGGAAACCAAAGTGGTGTATATCGAAACGCCAGCCAACCCGACGCTGTCGCTGGTCGACATTGAAACGGTAGCCGGTATCGCCCATCAGCAAGGCGCATTGCTGGTAGTGGATAACACCTTTATGTCGCCATACTGCCAGCAACCTTTAGTGTTGGGCGCGGACATTGTGGTGCACAGCGTCACCAAATACATCAACGGTCACGGGGATGTGATTGGCGGCATTATCGTCGGCAAGCAGGAGTTTATTGACCAGGCGCGCTTTGTTGGGCTGAAAGATATCACCGGCGGCTGCATGAGTCCGTTCAACGCCTGGTTAACGCTGCGCGGCGTTAAAACCCTGGGCATTAGAATGGAACGTCACTGCGAAAATGCGATGAAAATCGCCCGCTTCCTCGAAGGGCATCCGTCCATCACCCACGTGTATTATCCAGGCCTGTCTTCGCACCCGCAGTATGAGCTGGGCCAGCGGCAGATGAGCCTGCCTGGAGGAATTATCAGCTTCGAAATCGCCGGCGGCCTCGAGGCTGGCAGACGGATGATCAATTCTGTAGAATTGTGCCTCCTCGCGGTCAGTCTCGGTGATACCGAAACCCTCATTCAGCACCCAGCGTCTATGACACATTCGCCCGTTGCGCCAGAGGAACGGCTTAAAGCAGGTATTACCGACGGGCTTATCCGTCTTTCTGTGGGTCTTGAAGATCCAGAAGATATTATTAACGACCTTGAACACGCCATCAGAAAGGCAACATTCTGACCATTATGACCTGAACCGACGCCGCTCGGTTCAGGTTGTTGAGAATCAAGGCACAACAGTCTGGCAATACGCGCAATCCTGTTTCGGGGAGAGCGTGTATTTTGGGCAGGGGGTTCTATGCAGGACAACACA
The Citrobacter arsenatis DNA segment above includes these coding regions:
- the megL gene encoding methionine gamma-lyase — its product is MSDCRTYGFNTQIVHAGQQPDPSTGALSTPIFQTSTFVFDSAEQGAARFALEESGYIYTRLGNPTTDALEKKLAVLERGEAGLATASGISAITTTLLTLCQQGDHIVSASAIYGCTHAFLSHSMPKFGINVSFVDAAKPEEIRAAMRPETKVVYIETPANPTLSLVDIETVAGIAHQQGALLVVDNTFMSPYCQQPLVLGADIVVHSVTKYINGHGDVIGGIIVGKQEFIDQARFVGLKDITGGCMSPFNAWLTLRGVKTLGIRMERHCENAMKIARFLEGHPSITHVYYPGLSSHPQYELGQRQMSLPGGIISFEIAGGLEAGRRMINSVELCLLAVSLGDTETLIQHPASMTHSPVAPEERLKAGITDGLIRLSVGLEDPEDIINDLEHAIRKATF